One part of the Xylanimonas allomyrinae genome encodes these proteins:
- a CDS encoding FeoA family protein: MDLRLCPAGTSAEVRWVDLDDEERTRLRELGLREGAVVHVVHCGAFGSRVVAVGADRFAIDGRTCACIGVDPLVPQLSRAPA, translated from the coding sequence GTGGACCTGAGACTGTGCCCCGCGGGCACCTCGGCGGAGGTGCGGTGGGTCGACCTCGACGACGAGGAGCGCACCCGGCTGCGCGAGCTCGGCCTGCGCGAGGGTGCCGTCGTCCATGTCGTGCACTGCGGGGCGTTCGGCAGCCGTGTGGTCGCCGTCGGGGCCGACAGGTTCGCGATCGACGGGCGCACGTGCGCGTGCATCGGCGTCGACCCGCTGGTGCCGCAGCTCTCCAGGGCGCCCGCGTGA